One genomic segment of Gemmatimonadaceae bacterium includes these proteins:
- a CDS encoding thiamine phosphate synthase, producing MEIAAGIEARDTPSMLTGFPVIHVVTDSTSLLLPGFSERAEKIMRALGTRGALHLRSSRLSGRSFHGIAARLAEVQTATGCWLIVNDRVDIARAVGARGIQLAAHSLRISDALTVAPDIPVGASIHSVDEARKSESEGAAWCVAGTVFETPSHEGRPPAQIQFIAQVVAAVRIPVIAIGGIAPSDVGALRAAGAHGIATIRGAVWDCGADAIPGPAAPTQSSGLPLTYDDADEPVARYISAYDADDG from the coding sequence TTGGAGATCGCTGCGGGAATTGAAGCTCGCGACACCCCTTCAATGCTGACCGGTTTTCCGGTAATCCACGTCGTAACGGACAGCACATCACTGCTCCTGCCCGGTTTTTCTGAACGCGCCGAAAAAATTATGCGCGCACTCGGCACTCGTGGCGCGCTGCACCTGCGAAGTTCGCGTCTTTCAGGACGGTCGTTTCACGGGATTGCAGCAAGACTTGCGGAAGTTCAGACGGCCACCGGCTGCTGGCTCATCGTCAACGATCGCGTGGACATTGCGCGCGCAGTCGGCGCCCGGGGTATTCAGCTCGCCGCACATTCGCTTCGAATTTCTGACGCTCTGACTGTCGCGCCCGACATTCCAGTCGGAGCCAGCATCCACAGCGTCGACGAGGCCCGCAAGTCCGAATCCGAAGGTGCCGCGTGGTGCGTCGCTGGGACCGTGTTCGAAACCCCGAGCCATGAGGGGCGCCCTCCAGCCCAAATCCAGTTCATCGCTCAGGTGGTGGCCGCCGTGCGCATTCCAGTCATCGCCATCGGAGGTATTGCACCATCTGACGTGGGCGCATTGCGCGCGGCGGGCGCGCACGGTATTGCCACGATCCGCGGAGCGGTATGGGACTGCGGCGCTGACGCGATTCCGGGCCCCGCAGCACCGACTCAATCCAGCGGATTGCCGCTGACTTACGACGACGCTGACGAACCGGTCGCGCGCTATATTTCAGCGTATGATGCCGACGATGGAAG